In Nocardioides sp. JS614, the sequence GCGACGTCACCGCCGCGCGGGAGCGGCTCATCGTACCGACGCAGATCGCCGGTCCCGGCGGCCTGCTCGTCCCGGGAGAACTCGTCGGCACCGATACCCGGCCCGGCGCGGACGTCGACGGGGTCTACGTGACCCAGGGGCGCGGCCTCACCGACGACGGCGCGGCGACCGTGGTCGCCGAGGACTCGTTCGCGGCCGAGAACGGCCTGCCGGTCGGGAGTGAGGTGACGGTCTCCGGAGGCGCCCGGCTGGAGGTCGTGGGCCGCGGCCAGTCCCCGGAGTACTTCATCGTCACCGGCGGTGAGGGCGGCCTGCCGTTCCTGACCCAGAAGGGGTACGGCGTGCTGTTCGCGTCGCTGCACACCGTGCAGGGCGCGACCGGCGCGACGGGACAGGTCAACGACCTGGTGCTGACCCTCCGTCCGGGCGCGGACCGCGACGCCGTCGGCGGTGCGCTGGCCGCGGCGCTCGGGTCGACGAGTCCACCCCTGGCCGCCGATGTCACCACGCGCGACGACATCGACGCCTACCGGGTGCTGTACGACGACATCGAGGGCGACGAGCAGCTGTGGCGGATCGTCGCGTTGCTGGTCCTCGTCGGGGCCGCCTTCGCGTCGCTGAACCTCACCACCCGGGTCGTCGAGGCGCAGCGCAGGGAGATCGGCATCGGCATGGCGCTGGGCGTGCCGACCCGCCGGCTGGCCGTCCGGCCGCTGCTCTTCGGCACCCAGGTGGCGATCCTCGGCGTACTGCTCGGGCTGCTCGTCGGGTGGGCGATCTCGATCCCGCTGCGCAGCGTGTTCATCGACATGCTGCCACTGCCGATCTGGCGCACCCCGCTGCAGACCGACGTGTTCGCGCAGGCGGCCGCGCTCGGCCTGCTGCTGCCGTTCGTGGCGATCGCCTGGCCGGTGTGGCGGGCGGTGCGGGTGCAGCCGGTCGAGGCGATCCGGGTGGGCCACCTCGCGGGCCGGGGCAACGGGCTCGCGCCCCTGGTCGGGCGATTGCGGCTGCCCGGCCGCGGCTACCGCCAGATCCCGCTGCGCAACGTGCTGCGCACGCCCCGGCGTACAGCGCTCACGGTCCTCGGCATCGCGTCCGCGATCACCACGCTGGTCACGACCCTGGGGCTGCTCGACACCTTCGGCGCGACGCTCGACCGAGCCGAGTCCGAGATGATGCACGCGGCGCCCGACCGGGTCAGCGTCGCCCTGGACACCTTCCAGCCGCTCGCCGGCGACGTCGTCCGTGCCGTGGAGCGGCTGCCCGAGGTGGACGCCGTCGAATCGGGCCTGCGGATGCCCGCGGTCGCCGACCCCGAGGGCGCCGACCTCGAGCTGCTGGTGGACGTCCTGCCCGACGACGCTCGGTGGCAGCCCACGCTGACCGGAGGGGCACGGAGCGGTGGGCTTCTGCTGGCGGAGGAAGCGGCCACGGACCTCGGGGTCGGCGTCGGCGACGAGGTGGTGGTCGACCACCCCGAGATGACACCGACCGGGCTGCGGACGGTGCGGACCACGATGACGGTGGCGGGGCTGCACCCGAACCCCCTGCGGGTCTTCGCCTACCTCGACCCGGCGTCCGCGGACGCGTTCGGCCTGGCGGGTACGGTGAACGTCCTCAGCGTCACTCCGGCCGCCGGGCACAGCCCGGACGACGTCCGGCGTGCGCTCCTCGGTGTGCCACACGTGGCTTCGGCGCAGACCCCCCAGGCCGCCGTCGACGGGATGCGCGCGACCCTCGACGAGTTCGTGGGGATCCTGAACGTCGCCGCACTCACCACCCTGCTCCTGGCGCTGCTGATCGCCTTCAACACCACGAGCATCGCGGTCGACGAGCGCACGCGGGAGCACGCCACGATGCTGGCGTTCGGGCTGCCGGTGCGCACCGTCATGGGGATGACGGCGGTGGAGACCGTCGTCGTCGGGGCGCTCGGCGCGGTCACCGGCATCGCCGGCGGCTACCTCGTGCTGCGCTGGATGACGGCGACCACCATCGCCGAGGTGATGCCGGAGATCGGGGTCAGCGCGACCCTCTCGAGCACGACGCTGCTCGCCGCGCTCGGCCTCGGGGTCGTCACGGTTGCGCTGGCTCCGGTCTTCACGCTGCGCCGGATGCTGCGCACCGACATCCCGGCCGCGCTGCGCGTCATGGAGTGAGGGCGCGCGGCAGGGTGCAGGATGCGATCAGCGGCTGTCGGGCGCCCGCCCGAACCGGCGTACCTCCTGTGGCCACCCGCACGCCTCGGCGATCCGGCCGGCCCACTTCCTGGCGGTCGCCTGGTCGGGCACGTCCACCACGGTGAGCCCGCCCAGCCACTCCTTGGTCTCGGAGAACGGCCCGTCGGTGAAGATGACCGTGCCGCTGGTCGCGTCGGCGCTGAACGCCGGCTCGGTCTCCTCGAGGCCGCCGGCGAAGACGTACTGACCCGCCGCCTTGATCTCGTCGATGACCGCCATCGCGAGCGGTGCGCGCGAATGGAACCACTCCTCGGAGTGGTCGCCCACCCACTGCTGGTTGAAGTAGATGAGGTACTCGGTCACGGCTGCTCCTCGCCTCGGCGGCGGACCCGGCGCCCGCCTCGCCTACGCTACGAACGGCGCACGCCGGATGCGACACGGTCGAGCCACGAACCTCGCACGCGCGTGCGCGGCACGAGCCTGGAGGAGGCGCCATGACTGCGGACCGGAGCCGGCACTGGGACGCCGTCTACACCAGCAAGGCGGACGTCGAGACGAGCTGGTACCGGCCCCGTGCGCGGACCTCCGTGCGGTTGCTGGCGCAGGCCGTCGCCGCGACCGGCGCCGTCCCGGGGGCGGTGGTCGACGTCGGCGCCGGCACCTCCACCCTGGTCGAGGAGCTCCTCGACGACGGCTGGTCGCCCGTCACGGCGCTCGACGTGTCCGAGGCGGCGCTCGAGCGGACTCGCGCCAGGGTGGCGGAGCGTGCGGACCGGGCGGACGTCCGCTTCGTGGTGTCCGACGTCCTGGAGTGGCGCCCGGCCGGTGGCTTCGACGCCTGGCACGACCGGGCCGTCTTCCACTTCCTCACCGAACCCGGCCAGCAGGCGCGGTACGTCGCCACGGCCGCGCGGGCCGTGCGCACCAACGGGGTGCTGGTCATCGGCACGTTCGGCCCGGAGGGGCCCGAGCAGTGTTCGGGCCTGCCGGTCGCGCGTCACGACGTCGCGGCGATCCAGGAGCTCTTCGCGCCCGACTTCGAGCTGCTGAGCGGCGAGACCGAGGTGCACCGCACGCCGTGGGGTGCCGAACAGCAGTTCACCTGGGCGAGCCTGCGGCGAGGCTGACTCGCCGCTCCCGCGTGGGTCACGCGTCGCCGAAGAGGCGTGCGATGAAGGCCATCGAGTCCTCGATGGCGGCGTAGGGGACGTCGAGGTGCCCGGTGTCGGCGTAGAAGTGGTACTCGACGGTGTTGCCGGCGTCCCGCAGGGCCTCGGCCAGGCGCTGCCCGGTGCCGGGGACGCAGAACTCGTCGGCCCCACCCTCGGCGAGGAAGAGCGGGCGGTCGTAGTGTCCCCGGGGGACCTCGAGGGCGTGGAAGTCCACGGTGGCGGCCAACCGGGCGGCGGCCTCGGCATCACTGGCCTCGCCACGACCCAGCGCGAGCAGCGGCTTCCCGATGAGCTCTGCGAAGACGGCGAGGACGGTGCCTGGTTCGTGGAGGTAGCTGGTGCGCCAGGCGTCCAGGAGGACCCGGCCGTCGGCGTTGAGCCAACCCTCGATCTCCACGTCGGGGTCGTGGTAGCTGGCGGCGTGGAGGACGAGCGGGGTGAGGATGCGTCCGAAGTCGCTCGTGGCCGCAGAGAGCGTGTCCCACTCGGTAGGCGGGGCGGTGGCCACGGCGCCGCGGTAGTCCAGCTCGGGTGCGACGCCGGTGGCCTCGGCGGCGGTGAACAGGGTCGCGAGGCCGCCCTCCGACTGTCCGACGGCCACCCAGGTCGCGGAGCACTCGGGGTGCGTCTCCCGGGCCGCGCGGACCGCGTCGATCTGGCTGGCCGCGAGGCTGGGGCCGTGCAGGTAGGGGTGGGGTCCGGCTGCCCCCAGGCCTTCGTAGTCGGTGCACACCACGGCGTAGCCCGCGTCGAGGAACCGCGGGGTGCTGCCGCACACCGGGTGACCCAGCACCTCGGCCATCGGCCGCAGCGACGGCGCCGCCTCGGGGATGATCCCCACGGTGCCGTGAGCGTAGGAGACCACGGGCCACCCCGTCGCGGGCGCCGCACCGGCGGGCAGGTACAGCACGCCGCTGACCGCCACCGGCCGGCCGTCGTGCCCGACGGTGGCGTAGAGCAGGCGGACCGCGCGATGCGCACCGGGGACCCCGAGGGCGCCCTCCAGCGGCTCGGACCTCAAGACCGAGCCACGCGGCGTCTCGCCCAGGTCGTCGTCCCAGGCGTAGAAGTCGCTGGCGGGGGGCAGGTGCTGGTCCCTCATGGATCTCCCTGTCTCGGTCGCGCTGGGCGGCTGGTTGTACAAGCGTACAAGACGGTCGGCGCGAGCGTTGTACGTATGTACAACGACCTGCCTATGGTGGAGTCGAGCCCTGGCCGCGGAAGGAGGAGCCGGTGACCGGAGTGCACGAGGCGAGCGGCCGGAGCAAGCGCCGAGATGCCCTGCTGGACGCCGCCGTCGACCACGTCATCGATCACGGTCTCGCGGGGCTGTCCATCCGCAACCTCGCCGACGCGCTCGGCGTCGCTCACAACACGCTGACCTACCACTTCGGCAGCCGCGCGGAGCTGCTCCAGGCACTGTTCAGTCGGCTGGCCCAGCGGATCCGGCGCACGAGCGCCGTGGGCGGCAGCGACCCTGCCCACCTCGACGCGGTCGCCCGCTCCGAGATCACCGCAACCTGGCAGTGGCTCAGCGCCGACGAGCGCCGCGGCATGTGGACCACGTTCTTCGAGGTCTTCGTCCTCGCCATCCGTGAACCCGACACCTACCGCGGCGTCCTCGACCACCTCGCCGAGGACTGGGTGAACCCCCTGGCGGACCAGATGCGTGCCGCCGGCTTCGCCGACGACGCCGCACGTGCCCGCGCCACCCTCGTCGTCGCGGCCGTACGGGGTCTCGTCCTCGAGCTCCAGTCCACGACACCGGACCAACACGACCGCGTCGACGGGGCGATCGACGCCCTCCTCGACGTGGTCGGCGGGTGGGTCAGCGAGCTCGGCCCCTCCGAGAGCGGGTGACCGGGTCGGCGTACCCGTGAGCGGCTGCGCGTGGCCCGCGCCGGCGGCGGGGCCCGTCGCTGCAGGTCAGGCGGTCTCGGGGAACTTGATCCCGGTGTTCGCGTGGCAGCGGTAGCCGTTGGGGTTCTTCGCGAGGTACTGCTGGTGCACGTCCTCGGCGTAGTAGTACGTCGGGGCCTCGCGGATCTCGGTGGTGACGTCCCCGAGGCGGCGGCGGCGCAGCTCCGCGCCGTACACCTCGGTGAGCTCGCGGGCGACCCGCTCCTGCTCCGGGGTGGTGAAGTAGATCGCGGAGCGGTACTGGGTGCCGACGTCGTTGCCCTGGCGGAAGCCCTGGGTCGGGTCGTGCACCTCGAAGAACGTCTTGACCAGGTCGGCGAAGGAGACCCGCGCCGGGTCGAAGACGATCCGCACGGCCTCGGTGTGGTTGGTCGCGCCGGTGCAGACCTCCTCGTACGACGGGTTCGGGGTCGTGCCGCCGGCGTAGCCGACCGAGGTGGACCACACGCCGGGGACCTGCCAGTAGATCTCCTCGGCGCCCCAGAAGCAGCCCAGGCCGAACAGCGCGACCTCGTAGCCCGCAGGGATCTCCTCGGTGAAGACCGGCGCGTCCAGGACGCGGTGCCGCTCCGGGAGCGCGAAGGTGCGCTCGCTGCGGCCGGGAAGGGCCTGGTCGGGGGTGACCAGCTGGGCCTTGCGGGTGAGGAACACGGGCTCTCCTTCTGTCGGAGTGACGATCCACAGTCTCCAACACCGGCCGAGTCCGTGGCGTTCCCGGTCAGCCGTGCTCCGCGCAGTAGGCATCGCGGGTCGAGGGGTCGGTGCCGGCGAACATCGCCCGGATCATCAGCGCCTGGCTCGCGGCGTACGCCTCGATCTGCTGCTCGACGGCCTGGCGCTGCTGCCGGGTGCGCGCGGTCACCAGCTCCTCCGCGTGCCGCCACACCCCCTCCCGCCAGCCGCGCATGATGACCCCCGCCGCGGTCTCGTCGAACGGCCCGGCGTCGATGTCGTCGAAGGCCGGGTCGAAGCGCCGGGCCTCCTCGGCGAAGACCGGCGCGTAGAGCGAGTCGAGCCGCGCGTTGTAGGCGTCGTGGTCGGGCTTGTGCGTGGTTCCGTCGGCGGCGGTCAGGCCGGTGCGGGCCAGGACGTAGGCGAAGTCGCGGTTGATGTGGGCGTTCATCGCGAGCATGAAGTTGCCGAGCCCGGTCATCGCGTGGTCGTCCTCGGCCCGCAGCGCGATCTGCCACGCCAGCGGCACGCGGTCGGTGTCGCCGGCCTCCCACGCGTCGAGCGTGCGGAAGTAGAGGTGGGCGAAGACCGCGTCGACCTGGGCCAGCCAGACCCGGTCGTCGAACCAGCCGGTGTCGATCGCGTCGCGCACGTTCTGCGTCACCCGCAGGTAGCCAGGCTGAAGACCGCCCGGTGGGAGCAGGACGCCGCGTAGTCGTGCAGCCGCGCCCGCATCCGGGCGATGGTGTGGTCGATGCACCGGGGCGAGCCGTCGGCGCAGATCCGCCCGGCGTACGGCGTGTGCGGCACGGGGTACGCCGGCAGCGCCGCGATCACCGGGTCCAGCGGCTGTGGCCCGACCGGCGGCACCGGGTCCGCCAGGGCCCGCGCCGGCAGCAGGAGGAGGACGACCAGGAGCAGCACCGAGACGGGTCGCATACCCGCCCAACGACCCCGCCCGGGTCGGGCTACTGACTTCGCTAGCCTCGGGACCATGAGCAGCCAGCAGCACCGGACCAAGTCCGGCTTCGAGACGCGTGCGATCCACGCGGGGTACGAGCCCGACGCCGCGACCGGAGCGGTCATCCCGCCGATCTACGCGACCAGCACCTTCAAGCAGGACGGGGTGGGCGGCCTGCGCGGCGGGTACGAGTACAGCCGCTCCGCCAACCCCACCCGCACCGCGCTCGAGGCGAACATCGCGGCGTTGGAGGAGGGGGAGCGCGGCTTCGCGTTCGCCTCCGGCCTGGCGGCCGAGGACACCCTGGTGCGGGCGCTGTGCCGACCCGGTGACCACGTGGTGATCCCCGACGACGCGTACGGCGGCACCTTCCGCCTCTTCGACAAGGTCGAGCAGGTCTGGGGCCTGGCGCACAGCCCAGCGCCGGTCTCCGACGCAGAGGCGGTCGCCGCGGCGATCCGGCCCGGGGAGACGCGGCTCGTCTGGGTCGAGACCCCGACCAACCCGCTGCTGAACATCGGCGACCTCGAGGCGCTCGCCGCCGTCGCCCACGACGCGGGGGCGCTGCTGGTCGTGGACAACACCTTCGCCTCGCCGTACCTCCAGCAGCCGCTGACCCTGGGCGCGGACGTCGTCGTACACTCGACCACCAAGTACTGCGGCGGGCACTCCGACGTCGTCGGCGGCGCCCTCGTGGTCAAGGACCTCGACCTCGCCGAGCGGGTCGGCTTCCACCAGAACGCGATGGGCGCGGTCGCGGGGCCCTTCGACGCCTGGCTGACCCTGCGCGGCCTGAAGACGCTCGCGCTGCGCATGGAGCGGCACTGCGACAACGCCGAGCGGGTCGTCGACTTCCTCACCAGCCACCCCGCGGTCGGCGACGTGATCTACCCCGGCCTGGAGACCCACCCCGGCCACGAGGTCGCACAGCGGCAGATGCGCCGCTTCGGCGGCATGGTGTCCTTCCGCGTGCACGGCGGGGAGGAGCAGGCGCTCGCGGTGTGCGACCGCACCGAGATCTTCACGCTGGGCGAGTCGCTCGGCGGCGTCGAGTCGCTGATCGAGCACCCCGGCCGGATGACCCACGCCAGCGTCGCCGGCACCGACCTGGAGGTCCCGCCGGACCTGGTCCGGCTCAGCGTCGGCATCGAGACCGCCGATGACCTGGTCGCCGACCTCGAGCGCGCGCTTGGCTGAGCGCGACGAGGTCGCGCTCTGCGTGGACTTCGGGTCCACGTTCACCAAGGCCGGCCTCGTCGACCTCCGGTGCGGGCGGATCGTCGCGCGGGCCGAGCACGCCACCACGCTCCCCGGGCCCGACGGGACCGGCGACATCTTGGACGGGTACGACGCGTGCGTGGCCGCCCTCGCCGACGCAGATCCCCGGGCGCTGGCCGCCGAGGTGCTGGCCTGCTCCAGCGCCGGCGGCGGCCTGCGGATCGCCGTGGTCGGCAACGAGGAGCTGGTGACCGCCGAGGCCGGCCGCCGGGTCGCGCTCTCCAGCGGCGGCAAGGTCGTCGCGGTGCTGGCCGCCGCGAGCCGTGCGGCCGACAGTGCGGCCTGGCGCACCCTGAGCCACACGACCCGGCCGGACGTCGTGCTGCTCACCGGCGGCACCGACGGCGGCAACAGCGAGGTCCTGCTCGAGGCGGCCCGCGGACTGGTCGCGGGCGGCTGGACCGGCCCCGTGGTGGTCGCCGGCAACGTCGACGCGCGGGCCGAGGTGGGTGCGATCCTCGGCGCCGTGCCGCACGTGCTGGCGGACAACGTGGTGCCGCAGATCGGGGTGCTCGCCCCGGAGTCGGCGCGGACCGCCGTGCGGGAGATGTTCCTGGCCCACGTGATCGGCGGCAAGCACCTGAGCGCCCGGTCCGACTTCGCCGGCATGGTGCGCGGCGCCACGCCCGACGTGGTGCTCACCGGCGTCGAGGTGCTCGCCACCGGGGTGGGTGACGTCGTGGTGGTCGACGTCGGCGGCGCCACCACCGACGTGCACTCGGTGGTCGAGCTCGACCCGGACTCGGTGGGCCGGGAGGTGGTCGCCACCACCCGGGTCACCCGCACGGTCGAGGGCGACCTGGGGATGCGCTGGTCCGCGCTGAGCACCGTCACGGACCTGCCGGAGCTCGCGGACGCCGCCCGGCGGCGTCACGACGACCCGGCGTTCCTGCCGGACACCGACGCGGAGCGCGACGCCGACGAGCAGATCGCCCGAGCCGCCGTCGGGCTCGCCCTGCGGCGCCACGCCGGGCGCTCGAAGGTGGTGCTGAGCCCGGAGGGGCGGGTCGTCGAGCGCACCGGCAAGGACCTGCGCCGGGTCGGGCTGCTGGTCGGCTCCGGCGGCGTGCTGCGCCACGGCCGGCCCGGCGTGGCCGGCCGGGTGCTCGCCGGGAGCACGGGTGACGTCGGCGGCGGCTGGCAGCTGCCCAGCCACCCGCGGGTGGTCGTCGACGACGACTACGTCCTGGCCGCGGCCGGGCTGCTCGCGGCGGCGCACCCGGAGGCGGCGTACCGCCTCGCGATGACGCTCACCGGGCCCGACGCTGGATAGCCTGTCGCCGTGAGCAACGACGCTGACGGCCCCGCGGTGCCGGACCGGCCCGCGGCCCGCCCCCAGGGCCGGCGTCGACTGCCCTCGATCAGCCTGCGGCCGCGACCCGCCGAGGACCCCGAGGGCACCGAGGAGGGCATCGCCTCCCGGATCGCCCACCAATGGGCCACGATGCGCGACGAGCGGCGCGCGCAGCCGGCGCCGATCGTCACCGGGCCGTCGAACTTCAGCCGCGCCCAGGTGCCCTGGGGGATCGACCTCGCCGCGGCGTGGGCGTGGCGGTTCCTGGTGATCGCCGCAGCCGCCTACGTGCTGCTGTGGCTGGTCGCCTTCTTCGCCGTGGTGACGATCCCGCTGATCGTCGCGCTGCTGATCGCGGCGCTCGTGGTGCCGGTGGTCGACGGCCTGCACCGGGTCGGGCTGCCGCGCGGGCTCGCCGCGCTGCTCGTCGTGCTCGCCGGGATCGCGTTCGTCGTCGCGTTGCTCACCTTCGCGGGCCAACAGGTCGCGACCGGCGCCCAGGACCTGGCCGACCAGTCCGCCAAGGGCCTCGGCGAGATCAAGGACTGGCTGCGCGACGGGCCGCTGCACGCCAGCGACTCGCAGATCAACGACTACATCCAGCGGGCTCAGGACGGGCTGGAGAACACCGGCAAGGGGATCGACCTCGGCAGTGTCACCGAGGTCGGCACCGCGGTCGGGCACATCTTCGCGGGCCTCTTCATCGTGTTGTTCTCGACCTACTTCTTCCTCGCCGACGGGGAGCGGATCTGGGCCTGGATGGTGCGGTTGGCGCCGCGGGCCGCCCGGCAGCACGTCGACAGCTCGGGCCGGGTGGCGTGGATCTCGCTCACCCAGTTCGTGCGCGCGACGGTGATCGTCGCGGCCGTGGACGCGCTGGGCATCATGGTGGTCGCCGGCATCCTGGGGTTGCCCTTCGTGCTCGCGCTCGGGGTGCTGGTCTTCCTCGGCGCGTTCGTGCCGATGGTCGGTGCCACCGTGGCCGGCACCGTCGCGGTGCTCGTCGCCCTGGTCGACCAGGGGCCGATCACCGCGCTGTTCATGCTCGGCGGGGTGATCCTCGTGCAGCAGCTCGAGGGGCACGTGCTGCAGCCGTTCCTCATGGGCCGCTGGGTCTCGCTGCACCCGCTGGGCGTGATCGTCGCGATCGGCTGCGGTGTGCTGGTCGCGGGGATCGCCGGTGCGCTGGTCGCCGTACCCCTGGCGGCGGCACTGAACGCCGTCGTCCAGCACCTGGCCGTCAGCACCGACATCGGGGAGGACGACCCGGTCGAGGAGCTCGAGGAGGACTACGAGGAGATGGGCGCGTCCGCGGACGTCCCGGAGGAGGACGGGCGTGATGACTGAGGTCCCGACGGTCGGGCTGGCCGACATCGAGGAGGCCCGCCGGGTCCTGGCCGGCGTCGCGATCCAGACCCCGATGGAGGAGTCCCGCTGGCTCTCGGCGATCGCCGGCGGGCCGGTGTGGCTCAAGTGCGAGAACCTCCAGCGCACCGGGTCCTTCAAGCCCCGCGGCGCCTACGTGCGCATCTCCCGGCTCACCCCCGAGGAGCGGGCCCGCGGGGTCGTGGCGGCCTCGGCGGGCAACCACGCGCAGGGCGTGGCGCTGGCCGCGCAGCTGCTCGGCATCAAGGCCACCGTCTTCATGCCCGAGGGGGCGCCGATCCCCAAGGAGAAGGCGACCCGCGGGTACGGCGCGGAGGTGCTCTTCCACGGCCGGTACCTCGAGGACGCGCTGGCCGAGGCGACCGTGTTCGCCGAGCGCACCGGCGCGGTGCTGATCCACCCCTTCGACCACGCCGACGTCGTCGCCGGCCAGGGCACGGCCGGCCTCGAGATCCTCGAGCAGGCGCCCGACCTGCAGACGGTGCTGGTCCCCACCGGCGGTGGTGGGCTGCTGGCGGGGGTCGCGATCGCGGTGAAGGCGCGGCGCCCCGACGTCCGGGTGATCGGGGTGCAGGCGGCCGGCGCCGCGGCGTACCCCGGCTCGCTCGCCGAGGGGCACCCCGTCGCCCTGACCTCGATGAAGACGATGGCCGACGGCATCGCCGTGGGCCTCCCGGGGCAGGTCACCTTCGCGGCGGTGCGCGACCACGTCGACGAGATCGTCACGGTCTCCGAGAACTCGCTGTCCCGCTCGGTGCTGGCCGTGCTGGAGCGCGCGAAGATGCTGGTCGAGCCCGCCGGAGCGGCCGCGGTCGCCGCCGTGCTGGACCGGCCGGACATCTTCGCGACCCCCGCGGTGGTCGTGCTCTCGGGCGGCAACATCGACCCCCTGCTGCTCGGCAAGGTGATCCGGCACGGCATGGCGGCCGCCGGCCGCTACCTGAACCTACGGGTCTGCATCCCCGACCTGCCGGGCGGGCTCGCGCAGCTGCTCACCGACATCTCCGCGGTCGGAGCGAACGTGCTCGAGGTCGCGCACGAGCGGATCTCACCCACGCTGAACCTCGACGAGGTCGAGGTGCACGTCCAGCTCGAGACCCGCGGGGAGCCGCACACCGCGCAGGTGCTGGCGCGCCTGCGCGAGCGCGGCTACCGCGTGTACGAGTAGCCGAGGTCGCTCACCCCTCGTAGGGGACGGCGTCGACGATGACGACCTGGAGCTCCTTGCCGTTGGGCGCGAGGTAGCTGACGGTGTCGCCCTTCGCCTTGCCGTTGATGGCCGAGCCGAGCGGGGACTGGGGGGAGTAGACGGTGAGCCCCTCGGGCTCGATCTCGCGAGCGCCGAGCAGGAAGGTCTCGACCTCGTCCTCGGCGTCGCCGACGAACCGGTAGGTGACGACCATCCCGGGCTCGACGACGCCGTCGTTCGGCGGGGTCTCGCCGACCTCGGCGCGGCGCAGCACGTCCTCGAGCTGGCGGATCCGCCCCTCGACCTTGCCCTGCTCCTCGCGGGCGGCGTGGTAGGCGCCGTTCTCCTTCAGGTCGCCCTCGTCGCGAGCGGAGCTGATGCGCGCGATGATCTCCTGGCGGACCGGGCCCTTGAGGCTCTCCAGCTCGGCGCGCAGCTTGTCGTAGGCGTCCTGGGTCAGCCAGACGGTGCCCGGCTGTGCTGCCTGTGTCATCGGGTACTCCTGCTTGCTTCGAGGTACGACGGACCAGCTCGTCCGCCGGGTCAGGGGATGTCCCCCCGGAACGTCCGGGTGTGGGCGTGTGCGAATACGCGCGGGGGCCTCTCCCTGGACGGCCCTGCGGGACATCAGGTCGTCGAGTCTAACAACGGACCCGTGAGTTCGCAGGTCGACGACCCGGTCGAGGGCTCAGCGCGGCCGGTTCTGGCCGGGTGCGGTGCACCCGACCAGCTCGACCGAGGTCGCCCGCCGCTCGGTGCGCACGGTCTGCTCGGTGCGCCCGCTCGTGGCCGGGGTGAACGACAGCTCACCGACGACAGTGTGGTCCTCCGCGAAGGCGCGCAGCAGGCACGTCGCCTCGACGTCGTCGTCGGCCAGGGAGATGCGCACGGTCGCCGCGACCTCGTGCTCGCCGACCACGTCGTAGCCGACCATCGCGGACTCGACCTCCGGGGTCGACTGGGCCCAGATGGTCCACCCCAGCCAGCCGAG encodes:
- a CDS encoding ABC transporter permease; its protein translation is MARTGLWIRWSWRDLRRRWPVVTAIALVIALGTGTYAGLLSTSAWRTQSNDASFALLDTHDLRVTLPSGSTTTEGRLLEVVTGLDRAGDVTAARERLIVPTQIAGPGGLLVPGELVGTDTRPGADVDGVYVTQGRGLTDDGAATVVAEDSFAAENGLPVGSEVTVSGGARLEVVGRGQSPEYFIVTGGEGGLPFLTQKGYGVLFASLHTVQGATGATGQVNDLVLTLRPGADRDAVGGALAAALGSTSPPLAADVTTRDDIDAYRVLYDDIEGDEQLWRIVALLVLVGAAFASLNLTTRVVEAQRREIGIGMALGVPTRRLAVRPLLFGTQVAILGVLLGLLVGWAISIPLRSVFIDMLPLPIWRTPLQTDVFAQAAALGLLLPFVAIAWPVWRAVRVQPVEAIRVGHLAGRGNGLAPLVGRLRLPGRGYRQIPLRNVLRTPRRTALTVLGIASAITTLVTTLGLLDTFGATLDRAESEMMHAAPDRVSVALDTFQPLAGDVVRAVERLPEVDAVESGLRMPAVADPEGADLELLVDVLPDDARWQPTLTGGARSGGLLLAEEAATDLGVGVGDEVVVDHPEMTPTGLRTVRTTMTVAGLHPNPLRVFAYLDPASADAFGLAGTVNVLSVTPAAGHSPDDVRRALLGVPHVASAQTPQAAVDGMRATLDEFVGILNVAALTTLLLALLIAFNTTSIAVDERTREHATMLAFGLPVRTVMGMTAVETVVVGALGAVTGIAGGYLVLRWMTATTIAEVMPEIGVSATLSSTTLLAALGLGVVTVALAPVFTLRRMLRTDIPAALRVME
- a CDS encoding YciI family protein; its protein translation is MTEYLIYFNQQWVGDHSEEWFHSRAPLAMAVIDEIKAAGQYVFAGGLEETEPAFSADATSGTVIFTDGPFSETKEWLGGLTVVDVPDQATARKWAGRIAEACGWPQEVRRFGRAPDSR
- a CDS encoding class I SAM-dependent methyltransferase codes for the protein MTADRSRHWDAVYTSKADVETSWYRPRARTSVRLLAQAVAATGAVPGAVVDVGAGTSTLVEELLDDGWSPVTALDVSEAALERTRARVAERADRADVRFVVSDVLEWRPAGGFDAWHDRAVFHFLTEPGQQARYVATAARAVRTNGVLVIGTFGPEGPEQCSGLPVARHDVAAIQELFAPDFELLSGETEVHRTPWGAEQQFTWASLRRG
- a CDS encoding alpha/beta hydrolase family protein; protein product: MRDQHLPPASDFYAWDDDLGETPRGSVLRSEPLEGALGVPGAHRAVRLLYATVGHDGRPVAVSGVLYLPAGAAPATGWPVVSYAHGTVGIIPEAAPSLRPMAEVLGHPVCGSTPRFLDAGYAVVCTDYEGLGAAGPHPYLHGPSLAASQIDAVRAARETHPECSATWVAVGQSEGGLATLFTAAEATGVAPELDYRGAVATAPPTEWDTLSAATSDFGRILTPLVLHAASYHDPDVEIEGWLNADGRVLLDAWRTSYLHEPGTVLAVFAELIGKPLLALGRGEASDAEAAARLAATVDFHALEVPRGHYDRPLFLAEGGADEFCVPGTGQRLAEALRDAGNTVEYHFYADTGHLDVPYAAIEDSMAFIARLFGDA
- a CDS encoding TetR/AcrR family transcriptional regulator, coding for MTGVHEASGRSKRRDALLDAAVDHVIDHGLAGLSIRNLADALGVAHNTLTYHFGSRAELLQALFSRLAQRIRRTSAVGGSDPAHLDAVARSEITATWQWLSADERRGMWTTFFEVFVLAIREPDTYRGVLDHLAEDWVNPLADQMRAAGFADDAARARATLVVAAVRGLVLELQSTTPDQHDRVDGAIDALLDVVGGWVSELGPSESG
- the msrA gene encoding peptide-methionine (S)-S-oxide reductase MsrA is translated as MFLTRKAQLVTPDQALPGRSERTFALPERHRVLDAPVFTEEIPAGYEVALFGLGCFWGAEEIYWQVPGVWSTSVGYAGGTTPNPSYEEVCTGATNHTEAVRIVFDPARVSFADLVKTFFEVHDPTQGFRQGNDVGTQYRSAIYFTTPEQERVARELTEVYGAELRRRRLGDVTTEIREAPTYYYAEDVHQQYLAKNPNGYRCHANTGIKFPETA
- a CDS encoding DUF5995 family protein, whose amino-acid sequence is MTQNVRDAIDTGWFDDRVWLAQVDAVFAHLYFRTLDAWEAGDTDRVPLAWQIALRAEDDHAMTGLGNFMLAMNAHINRDFAYVLARTGLTAADGTTHKPDHDAYNARLDSLYAPVFAEEARRFDPAFDDIDAGPFDETAAGVIMRGWREGVWRHAEELVTARTRQQRQAVEQQIEAYAASQALMIRAMFAGTDPSTRDAYCAEHG
- a CDS encoding cystathionine gamma-synthase, translated to MSSQQHRTKSGFETRAIHAGYEPDAATGAVIPPIYATSTFKQDGVGGLRGGYEYSRSANPTRTALEANIAALEEGERGFAFASGLAAEDTLVRALCRPGDHVVIPDDAYGGTFRLFDKVEQVWGLAHSPAPVSDAEAVAAAIRPGETRLVWVETPTNPLLNIGDLEALAAVAHDAGALLVVDNTFASPYLQQPLTLGADVVVHSTTKYCGGHSDVVGGALVVKDLDLAERVGFHQNAMGAVAGPFDAWLTLRGLKTLALRMERHCDNAERVVDFLTSHPAVGDVIYPGLETHPGHEVAQRQMRRFGGMVSFRVHGGEEQALAVCDRTEIFTLGESLGGVESLIEHPGRMTHASVAGTDLEVPPDLVRLSVGIETADDLVADLERALG